From a single Loigolactobacillus coryniformis subsp. coryniformis KCTC 3167 = DSM 20001 genomic region:
- a CDS encoding winged helix-turn-helix transcriptional regulator, translating to MTEKAVTDCQTKQFQLCPKFQKTFTILGKKWNGLIVDVLLEEGTQRFKDLAQKVPKCSDRVLVERLKELELEGIVERQTYADSALIEYALTEQGQDLKQVMDAVHGWADTWLDAEECVKELA from the coding sequence ATGACAGAAAAAGCGGTAACTGACTGTCAGACCAAGCAATTTCAATTATGTCCAAAATTTCAAAAGACGTTCACAATTTTAGGCAAAAAATGGAATGGTTTGATCGTTGATGTCTTGTTAGAAGAGGGAACGCAACGCTTTAAGGACTTGGCACAAAAGGTACCAAAGTGTTCCGATCGTGTCCTAGTTGAGCGCTTGAAAGAATTAGAACTGGAAGGCATTGTTGAGCGGCAAACTTATGCTGATTCAGCTTTGATCGAATATGCTTTGACCGAACAAGGTCAAGATCTTAAACAAGTGATGGATGCCGTTCATGGCTGGGCGGATACTTGGTTGGACGCAGAAGAATGCGTTAAGGAATTAGCCTAA
- a CDS encoding acylphosphatase: protein MRRVSLTVFGRVQGVGFRYATKMVADKVGVTGLVRNLLDGTVYIEARGTDREVSDFIQVVKKGPSPYAKVTRVDLVELSDDKVYRDFAVTN from the coding sequence ATGCGTCGAGTAAGTTTAACGGTCTTTGGTCGCGTACAAGGCGTCGGCTTTCGTTATGCCACCAAAATGGTCGCCGATAAAGTTGGGGTTACTGGTTTAGTACGTAATTTATTAGATGGCACAGTCTACATCGAAGCTCGTGGCACTGACCGCGAAGTGAGTGATTTCATTCAAGTCGTCAAAAAAGGCCCCTCACCATACGCCAAAGTGACCCGCGTTGACTTAGTTGAACTAAGTGACGACAAAGTTTACCGCGATTTTGCGGTGACGAATTAA
- a CDS encoding TrmH family RNA methyltransferase: MTLITSSKNDLIKTLRKLTRKKNREEQQRYLLEGVHLVREALNAQQQITMILATEDFQAAAWLPNDVPTYWLKPEVAHTLSATVTTQGIFAVLPLPEAKLPQTFTGSWLLLDGVQDPGNIGTMVRTADAAGLTGVVLGEGSADLFSAKVLRSMQGSHFHIPIYQGDLADWVTELKAAQVPVYGSELNPAAVDFHQIPAQPNFALIMGNEGNGMQAELLAQTDQNLYIPIQGRAESLNVAIAAGILLFQLKN, translated from the coding sequence ATGACCTTAATCACCAGTTCAAAAAATGATTTGATCAAAACATTACGTAAGTTGACCCGTAAGAAAAATCGCGAAGAGCAGCAACGCTATTTATTGGAGGGCGTTCATTTAGTGCGGGAAGCATTGAATGCTCAGCAGCAGATCACTATGATTTTAGCCACAGAGGATTTTCAAGCAGCAGCGTGGCTACCTAATGATGTCCCGACCTATTGGTTAAAACCAGAGGTGGCCCACACACTGAGCGCAACTGTGACCACTCAGGGTATCTTTGCGGTACTGCCATTGCCTGAGGCTAAATTGCCTCAGACCTTCACTGGTAGTTGGCTATTATTAGATGGTGTACAAGATCCTGGCAATATCGGGACGATGGTACGAACGGCTGATGCTGCCGGTTTAACGGGTGTTGTGTTAGGCGAAGGTAGCGCTGATCTTTTTAGTGCCAAAGTGTTACGTTCAATGCAGGGTAGCCACTTCCATATTCCAATTTATCAAGGCGATTTAGCGGATTGGGTCACGGAATTAAAGGCAGCACAAGTGCCAGTTTATGGCAGTGAACTCAATCCAGCGGCCGTCGATTTTCATCAAATTCCCGCACAGCCTAATTTTGCTTTGATCATGGGCAATGAGGGCAACGGGATGCAAGCTGAGTTATTAGCGCAAACCGATCAGAATTTGTATATCCCGATCCAAGGTCGTGCTGAGTCGCTAAACGTGGCGATTGCTGCCGGTATATTACTGTTTCAACTCAAAAATTAA
- the yidC gene encoding membrane protein insertase YidC, protein MKRIKRLLSYGGLFTVLTLLLSACTNTQTHRTPPTGFLYGPIYHWLGLPMQHLITWIAKLFGNPPNYGWAILLITLIVRLVLLPLMLSQSKSTLRQQHRREAIKPQLDDIQKRQAAATTPEEKAALSQEMMTTMKENGVSMTGGIGCLPLLIQLPVFSALYMAIQYSPAIFKSTFLGISLGHTNLIIAILAGLTYVLQGYLSLVGLPASQKKQMQTMMMMSPVMTFFIALVSPAGLGLYFFAGGILAIFQTLITNFYYMPRIKAEVAADLKKNPPKPVAKTVITPKPKPIQATESKPKRNRNAGKQQHHK, encoded by the coding sequence ATGAAGCGAATTAAACGTCTGCTCAGTTATGGTGGACTTTTCACGGTATTAACGCTATTATTGTCTGCTTGTACGAACACACAAACCCATCGAACACCACCAACTGGCTTTCTTTATGGGCCAATCTATCATTGGTTAGGCTTACCAATGCAACACTTGATCACTTGGATTGCTAAATTATTTGGTAATCCACCTAACTACGGTTGGGCGATTCTATTGATCACCTTGATCGTGCGTTTAGTCTTATTACCACTGATGCTCAGCCAATCAAAGAGTACGTTAAGGCAGCAGCACCGGCGCGAAGCCATTAAGCCGCAATTAGATGATATTCAAAAACGGCAAGCGGCGGCAACAACGCCCGAAGAAAAAGCTGCTTTAAGTCAAGAAATGATGACGACTATGAAAGAAAATGGCGTCAGCATGACTGGTGGTATTGGCTGTTTACCATTACTTATCCAGTTGCCTGTATTCTCGGCCTTGTATATGGCGATCCAATACAGTCCAGCCATTTTCAAAAGTACGTTCTTAGGAATTAGTTTGGGACATACCAACCTGATCATTGCCATTCTAGCTGGATTAACCTACGTCTTGCAGGGTTATCTCTCCTTAGTTGGCTTACCGGCTAGCCAGAAGAAGCAGATGCAAACAATGATGATGATGAGTCCCGTGATGACCTTCTTCATCGCATTAGTTTCCCCAGCTGGCTTAGGCCTCTACTTCTTTGCCGGTGGGATCTTGGCGATTTTCCAAACCCTGATCACCAACTTCTACTATATGCCACGGATCAAAGCTGAGGTGGCGGCAGATCTTAAGAAAAATCCGCCTAAGCCAGTAGCTAAGACCGTGATCACGCCGAAACCGAAACCTATTCAGGCAACTGAAAGCAAACCTAAACGCAATCGGAATGCCGGCAAGCAACAACATCATAAATAA
- the pheT gene encoding phenylalanine--tRNA ligase subunit beta: MKISYNWLKEYVDLNMSAEELANKVTLTGIEVDGVIHPDAGLKKIVVGYVESTKPHPDSDHLQLCQVQISPEETVQIVCGAPNVAAGQKVIVALPGSRIANNEKIKKGKLRGEISNGMICALQEIGFSDDVTPQAYADGIYVLPADAEVGQPVYAYLGMDDAILDLEITPNRADALSMRGVAYEVAAIYDEPVHFPAVDLKESEKQASSVLQAKVADPTDAPSYNLRVIENVTIKPSPLWLQRRLWNAGIRPINNVVDITNLIMIDYGQPLHAFDYAKIGGQTIEVRRAQADESLTTLDGNDHDLTTDDIVITNGADVLNLAGVMGGLESEITTETKTVILEAAVFEPTHIRKTAQRFNLRSEASSRFEKGVNTGAVLAALDEAANLMAELADATVLAGRVSPTVLEPKETVVNVSTQRINQVLGTTISTAEVQAIFVRLGFGVTEADGKFTVSVPARRWDIAIEADLIEEVARLYGYDRLPETLTASASTPGLLTPRQQLIRRLESKLEANGLSQALSYALTTADKAAAFRLTNSEPTSVDWPMTVDHATLRMNLVSGLLDNLAYNAARKQQNVALYEQGRVFLKQHATTVRPHELEYLAGAITGDWQTAAWNQTAQPIDFYQLKGIVEAELAEFNLNEGPEFVATARHSDMHPGRTADILVGSQIVGFLGQIHPRVAKQYRLPATYVFQLDLEQLLGLDSQAVVYQPVPRYPAITRDVALVVNETTTNAALEATIQAHGGAYLTKVQLFDVYAGHHIEAGKKSLAYTLTYQNPADTLTDDQVNDAFAKVVSALQDEHDATIR, from the coding sequence ATGAAAATTTCATATAATTGGTTAAAAGAATATGTTGATCTAAATATGTCGGCGGAAGAGCTGGCTAATAAAGTCACCTTAACTGGGATCGAAGTTGATGGTGTGATTCATCCTGATGCTGGTTTGAAAAAAATTGTGGTTGGTTATGTTGAATCAACTAAGCCACATCCAGATTCTGATCATTTACAGTTGTGTCAAGTTCAGATCAGTCCAGAAGAAACGGTACAGATCGTTTGTGGTGCGCCTAACGTGGCTGCTGGTCAAAAAGTGATCGTTGCCTTACCTGGTTCACGAATCGCCAACAATGAAAAAATTAAAAAAGGTAAATTACGTGGTGAAATTTCTAACGGTATGATCTGTGCCTTACAGGAAATTGGTTTCAGCGATGATGTGACACCACAGGCGTACGCGGATGGTATCTACGTTTTACCCGCTGATGCTGAAGTTGGTCAGCCAGTTTATGCTTACTTGGGTATGGACGACGCTATTTTAGACTTGGAGATCACGCCTAATCGGGCTGATGCTTTAAGCATGCGCGGGGTTGCCTATGAAGTTGCGGCTATTTATGATGAACCAGTCCATTTTCCTGCGGTTGACTTAAAGGAAAGTGAAAAGCAAGCTAGTTCAGTTTTACAAGCGAAGGTTGCTGATCCAACTGATGCACCTAGTTACAATCTACGGGTGATCGAAAATGTGACGATCAAACCTAGCCCATTGTGGTTACAACGACGATTATGGAATGCTGGTATTCGGCCAATCAATAACGTAGTTGATATTACCAATTTGATCATGATCGATTATGGGCAGCCACTACACGCTTTTGATTACGCCAAAATTGGTGGGCAAACGATCGAAGTGCGGCGGGCGCAAGCTGACGAATCATTGACAACACTAGATGGTAATGACCATGATTTGACCACGGATGACATCGTGATCACCAATGGCGCTGATGTATTGAACTTAGCTGGGGTCATGGGTGGCTTAGAGTCTGAGATTACCACTGAAACTAAAACCGTGATCTTAGAAGCCGCTGTTTTTGAACCAACGCACATCCGTAAAACGGCGCAGCGTTTTAATTTACGTAGTGAAGCTTCTTCGCGTTTTGAAAAAGGTGTCAACACTGGGGCTGTGTTAGCAGCGCTAGATGAAGCTGCAAACTTGATGGCTGAATTAGCTGATGCGACTGTTTTAGCCGGCCGCGTATCGCCGACGGTTTTAGAACCAAAGGAGACAGTGGTTAATGTATCGACCCAGCGAATCAATCAAGTGTTAGGAACAACAATCAGCACTGCTGAAGTGCAAGCAATTTTTGTACGTCTCGGTTTTGGGGTCACTGAAGCTGACGGTAAATTTACGGTTAGTGTTCCAGCTCGGCGTTGGGATATTGCTATCGAAGCAGATTTGATCGAGGAAGTTGCCCGTCTTTATGGCTATGATCGTTTGCCAGAAACTTTGACGGCTAGTGCGTCAACTCCTGGTTTATTAACGCCACGGCAGCAATTGATCCGCCGGTTGGAAAGTAAATTGGAAGCTAATGGGTTAAGTCAGGCCTTAAGTTATGCGTTAACCACCGCCGATAAAGCGGCTGCGTTCCGGTTGACTAATAGTGAACCGACTAGTGTGGATTGGCCGATGACGGTTGACCACGCGACATTGCGAATGAACTTGGTCAGTGGTTTGTTGGACAATTTAGCTTATAATGCTGCACGCAAACAACAAAATGTCGCGTTATACGAACAAGGTCGTGTGTTCTTGAAGCAACATGCTACCACTGTACGCCCACACGAGTTGGAGTATTTGGCTGGAGCGATCACCGGTGATTGGCAAACGGCAGCGTGGAATCAAACCGCGCAACCAATTGATTTTTATCAATTAAAAGGGATCGTTGAAGCTGAATTAGCAGAATTTAATTTAAATGAAGGGCCAGAATTTGTGGCCACGGCACGCCATTCAGATATGCATCCAGGACGGACGGCTGATATTTTGGTTGGCAGTCAAATCGTTGGTTTCTTAGGTCAAATTCATCCACGAGTGGCTAAACAATATCGTTTACCGGCCACGTACGTCTTCCAATTAGATTTAGAACAATTACTAGGTTTAGATAGCCAAGCCGTTGTTTACCAGCCAGTCCCACGTTATCCAGCAATTACCCGTGACGTTGCGCTAGTTGTTAATGAAACGACGACTAATGCAGCACTAGAAGCGACAATCCAAGCACATGGTGGGGCTTATTTGACTAAGGTTCAGCTATTTGATGTTTACGCTGGACATCATATTGAAGCCGGCAAGAAGTCATTGGCCTACACATTGACTTATCAGAATCCGGCTGATACACTGACCGATGATCAAGTTAATGATGCTTTTGCCAAAGTCGTCAGTGCCTTGCAAGACGAACATGATGCAACAATTCGTTAA
- the mltG gene encoding endolytic transglycosylase MltG, with translation MAKRSGNQPDHQSKDKQQLESDAEQLAEERVAEKKVVDKIVYWIVGILVLLVVIIGLLGFNYVHSSLQPYDKDNNKTVVVKIPIGATNKQIGAILANEKVIKSAMVFNYYVKSHNFSEFQTGFYNLKPSMSLAEVTKKLADGGSQTSQYRVLIKEGATVEQVGTAVAKATHFSKQDFLKLMKDQTYMKQLAKKYPKLLSSSMAQKDVRYHLEGYLYPATYDYYQGMSLKELVNAMVEKTDLVMQSYYKQINAKDLTVQKVLTLASLVEREGNNSTDRAKIAGVFFNRIDAGMPLQSDISVMYALNTHKKHLYNKDLAVKSPYNLYKNKGYGPGPFNNPSKDSIQAVLNPTDRAQDYLYFVADLKTGKVYYSQTFEEHTSTNSGIQTKNGDNN, from the coding sequence TTGGCTAAACGTAGCGGGAATCAGCCTGACCATCAAAGCAAAGATAAACAGCAACTCGAATCTGACGCTGAACAATTAGCGGAGGAACGCGTGGCTGAAAAAAAAGTTGTCGATAAAATCGTTTATTGGATCGTTGGTATTTTGGTATTATTAGTGGTGATTATTGGTTTATTGGGCTTTAACTACGTCCATTCATCACTACAGCCTTACGATAAAGATAATAATAAAACGGTAGTTGTTAAAATTCCGATCGGTGCGACTAATAAGCAGATTGGTGCAATTCTGGCCAATGAAAAAGTGATCAAAAGTGCCATGGTCTTTAACTATTATGTTAAATCGCACAATTTTTCCGAATTTCAAACCGGTTTTTATAATTTGAAACCGTCAATGTCGTTAGCCGAGGTTACTAAGAAGTTGGCTGACGGCGGGAGCCAAACAAGTCAATATCGTGTCCTGATCAAAGAAGGGGCAACGGTGGAGCAAGTTGGGACCGCAGTGGCTAAAGCCACACATTTTTCTAAGCAGGATTTTCTTAAGTTAATGAAAGATCAAACTTACATGAAGCAATTGGCAAAGAAATATCCGAAGTTGTTAAGCTCATCAATGGCGCAAAAGGACGTTCGGTACCACTTAGAAGGTTACTTATATCCCGCAACCTATGATTATTATCAAGGGATGAGCTTAAAGGAATTAGTGAATGCGATGGTCGAGAAGACTGATTTGGTCATGCAGTCGTACTATAAGCAGATCAACGCCAAAGATCTCACCGTGCAAAAAGTTTTGACACTGGCTTCATTGGTTGAACGTGAAGGTAATAACTCAACTGATCGGGCTAAAATCGCCGGGGTCTTCTTCAACCGGATCGATGCTGGGATGCCATTGCAATCAGATATTTCTGTGATGTACGCTTTAAATACGCATAAGAAACATTTGTATAACAAGGATCTAGCGGTTAAATCGCCGTATAACTTGTATAAGAATAAAGGTTATGGCCCTGGACCGTTTAATAATCCAAGTAAGGATTCGATTCAAGCAGTCTTGAACCCGACGGATCGGGCCCAAGATTATCTCTACTTTGTTGCGGATCTGAAGACGGGTAAAGTTTACTACTCACAAACATTTGAAGAGCATACTTCTACCAATAGTGGGATTCAGACTAAAAACGGCGATAATAATTAG
- the pheS gene encoding phenylalanine--tRNA ligase subunit alpha has product MSSLQDKLVALQKQGIKEIEKSDDLKQLNDIRVNLLGKKGPITEVLRGMRDLAKEERPAVGSFANKVRDALTESIETRKQALETAKIEHQLAQEKLDVTLPGTPVKQGTHHVIMQTVETLESVFLGMGFKVVLGYEVEEEKYNFEKLNMPKDHPARDMQDTFYINKDILMRTHMSPDEARTLEQHDFSTGPMKMIGPGRVYRRDTDDATHSHQFFQMEGQYIGEHVTMADLKGTLSFAIRQFFGAERKIRFRPSYFPFTEPSVEVDISCFKCNGVGCDVCKHSGWIEVLGAGMTHPNVLKAAGVDPVKYGGFAFGLGIDRFAMLKYGIDDIRQFYQNDIRFLSQFTEA; this is encoded by the coding sequence ATGAGTAGTTTACAAGATAAGTTAGTTGCCTTGCAAAAGCAGGGTATCAAAGAAATCGAAAAAAGTGACGACTTAAAGCAATTAAATGATATTCGGGTTAATTTGCTTGGTAAAAAAGGACCAATCACCGAAGTTTTACGCGGTATGCGTGATTTAGCTAAGGAAGAACGTCCTGCTGTTGGTAGTTTTGCTAATAAAGTGCGCGATGCGTTGACTGAATCGATTGAAACACGCAAACAAGCATTAGAAACAGCCAAGATTGAACATCAATTAGCTCAAGAAAAATTGGATGTTACTTTACCAGGTACCCCAGTTAAACAAGGCACGCACCATGTGATCATGCAAACGGTGGAAACTTTGGAATCAGTTTTCTTAGGGATGGGCTTTAAAGTCGTCTTAGGTTATGAAGTCGAAGAAGAAAAATATAATTTTGAAAAGCTGAATATGCCGAAAGATCATCCCGCTCGCGATATGCAAGATACATTCTACATCAATAAAGATATTTTAATGCGGACGCATATGTCACCAGATGAAGCGCGGACGTTGGAACAACATGACTTCAGTACAGGCCCAATGAAAATGATCGGCCCTGGGCGCGTTTACCGCCGCGACACTGATGATGCTACCCATTCACATCAATTCTTCCAAATGGAAGGCCAATATATTGGCGAACATGTGACAATGGCTGATTTGAAGGGTACTTTGTCCTTTGCCATTCGCCAATTCTTTGGTGCCGAACGAAAAATTCGTTTCCGACCAAGTTATTTCCCATTCACGGAACCATCAGTAGAAGTTGATATTTCCTGCTTCAAATGTAACGGCGTGGGCTGTGATGTCTGCAAACATTCTGGTTGGATCGAAGTATTAGGTGCGGGTATGACTCATCCGAACGTATTGAAGGCAGCGGGCGTTGATCCAGTTAAGTACGGCGGTTTTGCTTTTGGTCTGGGGATCGATCGTTTTGCAATGTTGAAATACGGCATCGACGATATTCGGCAATTCTATCAAAATGATATTCGCTTCCTCAGTCAATTTACTGAAGCATAA
- a CDS encoding universal stress protein: MLQNYHDILVAVDGSAQAQQAFAKALRIAKLNHGHLLLLNVLDIWNKNYDFRPIPDDDDFTQKIFAQTENYLKVLQQEAKQLGVTDCDIHIRFGNPRKIIAYEFQRDHQVDLIILAATGKNALTRTLTGSVTDYVTRNAKTDVLTIRTDLGNRPL, translated from the coding sequence ATGTTACAAAATTATCATGATATTTTAGTTGCCGTCGATGGCTCTGCACAAGCACAACAGGCTTTTGCAAAGGCACTGCGAATCGCTAAACTTAACCACGGGCACCTACTACTGCTAAACGTGTTGGATATTTGGAATAAAAATTATGATTTCCGGCCAATACCAGATGACGATGACTTTACCCAAAAAATTTTCGCTCAAACAGAAAATTATCTTAAAGTTTTACAGCAAGAGGCTAAACAACTTGGTGTCACCGACTGTGACATTCACATTCGTTTTGGCAATCCGCGCAAAATCATCGCTTACGAGTTTCAACGTGATCACCAAGTTGATTTGATTATTTTAGCCGCAACTGGTAAAAATGCACTGACGCGGACTTTGACTGGATCCGTTACCGACTACGTCACCCGTAATGCTAAAACCGATGTACTTACGATCCGAACTGATTTGGGCAATCGACCACTTTAA
- a CDS encoding HD domain-containing protein: protein MTKKLNWQDDQAYVDEIADLLATDAVQRLADYTQHHFSNRLEHSLNVSYRSYLIAKKMHLDTRATARGGLLHDLFYYDWRTTKFDMGTHAYVHPRIALRNAEKLTELSKKEKDIIIKHMWGATIAPPRYMESMIVSLVDDYCAIDEYALPELQKSSHGLKQRIMKLTAKIGE from the coding sequence ATGACCAAAAAACTTAACTGGCAAGATGATCAAGCCTACGTTGATGAAATTGCGGATTTATTAGCAACTGATGCGGTTCAGCGTTTAGCCGATTATACGCAGCACCATTTTTCCAATCGCTTGGAGCATTCGTTGAATGTTTCTTATCGTAGCTATTTGATTGCAAAAAAAATGCATTTAGATACGCGAGCGACTGCACGTGGTGGGCTACTGCATGATCTATTTTATTATGATTGGCGGACGACTAAGTTCGATATGGGCACGCACGCCTATGTTCATCCGCGGATTGCATTACGTAATGCTGAAAAATTAACCGAATTATCTAAAAAAGAAAAAGACATTATTATTAAGCACATGTGGGGAGCAACTATTGCGCCACCACGCTACATGGAAAGCATGATCGTGTCGTTGGTCGATGATTATTGCGCCATTGATGAATATGCTTTACCAGAATTGCAAAAATCTAGCCATGGTTTAAAGCAACGAATCATGAAATTAACCGCAAAAATTGGCGAATAA